From Acidimicrobiales bacterium:
ACTCCCAGCGTTCCCGCCCGCAGCCGGGGAGGGGCGGACTGGAGAAGGCGGGCCGCCTGCCGGCTCATGCCCGCGGAGATGTTCTTCCCGGTGGGGACGAGCGGCATGGCCATCGAGGAGGTCGCCTCCGCCAAGCAGGTATGCGGTGGCTGCGAGGTGAGTGGCCCGTGCCTCGAGTTCGCTCTCGAGACCCGCCAGGAGTTCGGGGTCTGGGGCGGCAGGGACGAGGACGAGCGCCGCGAGATGGTTCGCCGGGCCAAGGCCAACCCCGTCCTGCGCTGAGCCCCGAGGAGGCGCTCGACCGCATCGCGTTCCTGCTGGAGCGCACCCGCCAGCCCACCCCCCGGGTTCGCGCCTTCCGACGGGCGGCGGCCGTGGTGCGCAAGCTGCCCGAGGGGGAGCTCTCCCAGCTGGTGCGCTCGGGGCGGCTGCGGGCCCTGCCCGGCATCGGGGAGTCGACCGAGCGGGTGATCGTCGAGGCCCTGCGCGGCGAGGTCCCCGCCTACCTGGCCCGGCTGGAGCAGGAGCCGGTTCCCGAGGCCGCCCCCGAGGCCACCGCCCTGCGCGCCGCCCTGCGGGGGGACTGCCACAGCCACTCCGACTGGTCCGACGGCGGCAGCCCGATCGAGGAGATGGCCGGCGCGGCCCGCGGTCTCGGCCACGAGTACTGGGCCCTCACCGACCACTCGCCCCGGCTCACGGTGGCCCACGGCCTCGACGCTGAACGGCTCCGCCGGCAGATCGAGGTGGTCGACGAGCTGAACGAGCGGGCCGCACCCGGTTTCCGGGTCCTGAAGGGGATCGAGGTCGACATCCTCGAGGACGGGAACCTGGATCAGGATCCCGGTCTCCTGGCCGAGCTCGATGTCGTCGTGGCCAGCGTGCACTCCAAGCTGCGCATGGAGAGCCCGGGCATGACGGCGCGCATGCTGAAGGCGGTGGAGGACCCCAACGTCGACATCCTCGGCCACTGCACGGGCCGGATCGTCGTCGGCCGGGGACGTCCCGAGTCGACCTTCGACGCCGCCGCGGTGTTCGGGGCGTGCGCTGCGACCGGTACGGCCGTCGAGGTCAACTCCCGGCCCGAGCGACTCGACCCGCCCATGCGCCTCCTGGAGCAGGCGGTGGCCGCCGGCTGCCTGCTGGCCATCGACACCGACGCCCACGCCCCGGGACAGCTCGAGTGGCAGATCAACGGTTGTGAGCGGGTGGCGCGCACGGGCGTGGACTCCGGGCGGATCGTGAACACGTGGCCCCTCGAACGCGTCCAGGAGTGGGCGGGGCGCTGACCCCACGGGGTCTGCACGCGTCAGTCGGAGGCCTGAGGCTCGCGTACCACCCGACTGGGGTCGACGTCGTCGCGCAGCCCCTTGTACGAGGGGGCCCGCAGCGTGCCCGCCGACGTCCACTCCGAGAACGCCACCTCGGCCACGAGGATCGGCTCCACGAAGCGCGCCGACCGGCGCACGTCCGGCGGCAGCGCCGGCTCGGCGGCAAACGGGCTCGACTCCCGGGCCAGGTCCCGGAGGCGATCCCTGATCCGGCTCAGCTCGGCCCCGGTGAAGCCGGTGCCGACCCGCCCGGCGTAGCGCAGGCCGCCGTCGGCGTAGTGACCGACCAGGAGGGCGCCGAGGGCCCCGGTCCTTCCGCCCGACCCGGGGAGCCAGCCGCCGATGACCAGCTCCTGACGCCGGAAGTTCTTGATCTTGAGCCAGAGCCGGGATCGCCGGCCCGGCAGGTAGGGGCCGTCGAGGCGCTTGGCAACCAGCCCCTCCAGGCCCTGGGCCCGGCTCGCCTCCAGCAGCGCCGCCCCCTGGCCCACGTGGTGCCGGGGCGCCCGCGCCACCTCCTCGGGCATCGCCAGCCCGGCCAGGAGCTCCCGGCGCTCGGCGTACGGGACGTCGAGCAGCGAGCGGCCCGAGTGGTACAGCAGGTCGAAGGCCACGTAGCTCACCGGGATCTCCGCCGCCCGGCGCATCACGGGCGGCCCGGGCGGCACGTTGATGCGCTGCTGCAGCCGCTCGAAGCGGGGCCGGCCCGTCTCGTCGAGAGCCACCACCTCGCCGTCCAGGACGACGCCGTCGAGGTCCCGCCCGAGGACAGCCAGTTCGGGATAGCGGTCGGTGATGTCGTTCATGGTCCGGCTCTGCAGCCGGGCCCGACCCCCCTCGACGTACGCCAGGGCCCGCACCCCGTCCCACTTCACCTCGTAGCCCCACCGCGGATCGTCGGGAGGCAGGGCGGCAACGGCGGTGGCCCGCATCGGCTCGAGGTCCCGGGGAAGGCCGGCGCCGGGCATCCAGTTAGATAAGCCGATGCCGGAAGGCCGCGAGATCGAGATCGAGGGTCGACAGCTCCGCCTGTCGAACCTCGACAAGCCCCTGTACCCCGACGGGTTCACCAAGGCCCAGGTGATCGACTACTACGTGCGCATCGCCCCGGTGATGCTCCCGCACCTGGCCGGTCGGCCCCTCACCCTCAAGCGCTACCCCAACGGCACCGGGGCGTCGTTCTTCTACGAGAAGAACTGTCCGTCCCACCGTCCCGACTGGGTCGG
This genomic window contains:
- a CDS encoding WhiB family transcriptional regulator, producing the protein TPSVPARSRGGADWRRRAACRLMPAEMFFPVGTSGMAIEEVASAKQVCGGCEVSGPCLEFALETRQEFGVWGGRDEDERREMVRRAKANPVLR
- a CDS encoding PHP domain-containing protein → MSPEEALDRIAFLLERTRQPTPRVRAFRRAAAVVRKLPEGELSQLVRSGRLRALPGIGESTERVIVEALRGEVPAYLARLEQEPVPEAAPEATALRAALRGDCHSHSDWSDGGSPIEEMAGAARGLGHEYWALTDHSPRLTVAHGLDAERLRRQIEVVDELNERAAPGFRVLKGIEVDILEDGNLDQDPGLLAELDVVVASVHSKLRMESPGMTARMLKAVEDPNVDILGHCTGRIVVGRGRPESTFDAAAVFGACAATGTAVEVNSRPERLDPPMRLLEQAVAAGCLLAIDTDAHAPGQLEWQINGCERVARTGVDSGRIVNTWPLERVQEWAGR
- the ligD gene encoding non-homologous end-joining DNA ligase, with amino-acid sequence MPGAGLPRDLEPMRATAVAALPPDDPRWGYEVKWDGVRALAYVEGGRARLQSRTMNDITDRYPELAVLGRDLDGVVLDGEVVALDETGRPRFERLQQRINVPPGPPVMRRAAEIPVSYVAFDLLYHSGRSLLDVPYAERRELLAGLAMPEEVARAPRHHVGQGAALLEASRAQGLEGLVAKRLDGPYLPGRRSRLWLKIKNFRRQELVIGGWLPGSGGRTGALGALLVGHYADGGLRYAGRVGTGFTGAELSRIRDRLRDLARESSPFAAEPALPPDVRRSARFVEPILVAEVAFSEWTSAGTLRAPSYKGLRDDVDPSRVVREPQASD